ATCTCCAGCAtcaggcctcagttttcccatctgtaaaagaCAGCCATGCAAAGTGGGAGATCCGCTAGACTTCCAGATCGAAGTCATCGCGCTCCTCATTGTACTCCAGCACGTGCCGCCTGATCTTGGACGAGTCCACCCAAGTGACAAAGTCCTCCATGCTGCGCGTGACAAGGAAGGCGGGATCGGTAACCACGTCAGGGCCCACGCGTACGTGCCCTTGCTCCACAAAGGCCACGGCAGCCTGAAGGTGCTGCGCCATGCGCAGCTTGAGGAGCACGGTGGGAAGGCGGCGGCGGCAGAAGGAAGAGGCCGTGACGAAGTCGCAGAGCTCCAGCGAACCGCGCGTGGGCACCAAGCCGAGAGCATACAGCTTGTCCAGCAGCGCGGCCGAAGCGCGCACGCGGAACTGGTCGCGTTCGGGCAGGTCGCGCAGGCGCCGCGCCAACTCACGCACGGCACGGCTCAGCTGGTTGTAGCGCGTGTAGTCCTCCCGCCGCTGCAGCCGGTAACGCCGCAGCACGCGCAGCTCGTGCAGATTGTGGTCGGTGACCTCCCAGTTCAGGAAGTCCACCTGCTTCAGCAGCTTCTGCTCGTGGAACTTAAGCTTCCGCACCATGATGGCGGCAACCGCAGCTGCAAGACCCGAAGCTGAGAGCGCGTTCTGGCGCCCGCGCGATTTCCGCCGTGGCGCACCAAGACCTGGATGGCCTGGGACCCTGGGCCA
This window of the Nomascus leucogenys isolate Asia chromosome 6, Asia_NLE_v1, whole genome shotgun sequence genome carries:
- the IMP3 gene encoding U3 small nucleolar ribonucleoprotein protein IMP3, whose protein sequence is MVRKLKFHEQKLLKQVDFLNWEVTDHNLHELRVLRRYRLQRREDYTRYNQLSRAVRELARRLRDLPERDQFRVRASAALLDKLYALGLVPTRGSLELCDFVTASSFCRRRLPTVLLKLRMAQHLQAAVAFVEQGHVRVGPDVVTDPAFLVTRSMEDFVTWVDSSKIRRHVLEYNEERDDFDLEV